Sequence from the Zeugodacus cucurbitae isolate PBARC_wt_2022May chromosome 2, idZeuCucr1.2, whole genome shotgun sequence genome:
AAACTGTCATGCATCATGAATTTCGCCATTTATCCGCATGATACGCAAGAATGCAAACTGCAGATGGAAAGTTGTAAGTATGACTAAGGCAAGCgaatttctaattaatttttataattactcACGCTGCCATTTTTCACATAGTGTCACACACAACAGACGACATGATCTTCCAGTGGGATCCTACAACACCTTTAGTGGTtgatgaaaatattgaattgcCACAGGTGGCGCTGATACGAAATGAAACAGCAGGCAAGCACACAAACGTAAACAATGCATAACAATTCTAGTATAATTTCTCCATTATTCCCACAGATTGCACACAAGTATATTCGACGGGCAACTTCACCTGCCTCGAGGTCGTTTTTACGCTGAAACGCCGTCTGGTCTACTATGTTTTCAACACTTACATACCGACCTGTATGATTGTCATAATGTCTTGGGTCTCATTTTGGATCAAGCCCGAAGCAGCGCCAGCGCGTGTTACCTTGGGCGTCACCTCGCTGTTGACCTTGTCCACGCAACATGCGAAGTCGCAATCATCTCTGCCGCCAGTTTCCTACTTAAAGGCGGTCGACGCGTTCATGTCCGTTTGTACGGTGTTTGTGTTTATGGCGCTAATGGAATATTGCCTGATAAATATTGTGTTGAGCGACACGCCGATACCGAAACCAATGGCCTATCCGCCGAAGCCTGTGCCGGAAGGTGCGAAAAAGGAACCAGAAAAACCGCCAGCAACAGCTCCAACACCCGCACCGGCGATCACACCCGCCAAAGTGGTGCCGGACGAAAAGATTGAGAAGATTGAGAAAATATTCGATGAGATGACCAAAAATAAGCGGGTGAGTGCAAAAGTATACCAAgtctatgttttattttaacagAGGAAATAAGCATATAGTCTAGGCTAGatctattaatttatattaaaatactgatacatatatatattcaattcatTACAATTTTTCGTTTATAAATTGCTTTCAGGTTGTGCACACACGTCGTGTTGTCCGCCCGCCACTCGACGCCGACGGTCCTTGGATACCGCGTCAGGAGTCGCGCATCATACTGACCCCAACCATTGCACCCgcaccaccgccgccaccgccaGAACCCGAGCCGCCCAAGCCAAAGCTTACGCCACAGCAAGAGCGCCTGAAGAGAGCCATTTATATTGATCGCACATCGAGGGTACTCTTCCCGGCACTCTTCGCCGGTCTCAACTCCATTTATTGGatcatattttatgaatatctCTAAGCTGTCATCTGCTGTGgcgcatatgcatacatacagacaatgtatgatttgttgttttaactTAAATCTCTagaataaataagtaataacaattaataaataaatatatgtatgtacgaataaCTGTAAACACAAAATATGAGAATATGTAGATTATGTAGATATTGTTGTAGTGTTTATGAACGGAAGTagagaattttattcaaatcgaTTTGCCAAAGCAAGTTCATTAAATCTATTGTGTGTACGTAttctatacataaatatgtatgtatgtttgttaaaggtaatatgtattatatataatataaatacttcTATAGATGAGGATTAAGTTAATGAGCGCACAGAGCTCTATGTGaaattctcatatattttatttgttacaaCCACTTTGCCTTGGACACCGTTTATTTAGAATATTCAGAAAACGTAAGAACACTCACATGgattcatttataattttcatatgtatatctaatgtaataattcatttataatacattttatcaGCTTAAAGAAGTTGTTATCAAAAACTGTATTAAACTGtaatgaattttaaaagtatatattaattgtgataataaataataaatataatacatatgtatgtgtacatttcTGACTTAGTgccaaataaaagtaaatcgCTTGAAGACAATTTTCGTACATtattattgacattttttttatttcagggttttaaaatatttcgagCAAATTATTCACAATTATCGTAAAAAgtctttcttaaaaaaaggtgcgtggagtgcctacgcgcggaagaagttatacttcttagtgatattccaagaaatgcatatcactttgtatgaaagaaaactagcgagaggaaaaggataaaaatatggtgaaaTGGCCAACACTTTCCTAAAttgacattttataaatttattatgcacattttataaagaaaagtccaaatcaattatcatttctgggttctgacggattgatatctataatatttacaattggattatgataactaaaatacgatatgaaatgtcttacatctatgttatctatatttctcgcgaataccgcataaaTAATCGTACCTCcgtttgtcgtaggatcatttcttccattgatcattgctattgaaaatttttctctgaggaatgccagtaatggttcagcatctggcaatgagaaatttacattgaaatctcccgcaagaAGTACCGTTTGTTCGCTATACaaacctgcagttgacaacggtttaaattatttgaatcactattcactgtgtactAATACTACAAAtagtatctatgtatgtgattggcgttcaaccgtttagccagttatagccgaatcgatgagagcgcgccactcctctctttccttcgcagttcggcgccagttgaagattccaagtgtaaccaggtcgctctccacctggtccctccaacggagtggaggccttccccttcctcggcttcctccggcgggtactgcatcgaacactttcagggctggagtgttttcgtccattcggagaacatgacctagccagcgtagccgctgtctttttattcgctgaactacaaATAGTAcgtcaatatatattatatagaacacgatttaattagtaaataaacacTGTCTatagaaatgatcctgtgaagtcttaacttttcaacggctaacgcagagtatttcaaccaaaagtcgcacaaaatagttgagaattcgcagaaatgaaacagaaacgaaagaaaaataatgcgcaagcatacaatcatacatgtgcgtacacatgtgaatatgtcaccaaacaacaatttaaacattgttctacaaaaacaagaattgctcaaatagcataagcatggcagTGCTTTAAGTtatctgctttactctcattcactgtctctctccctctctcgcgttaattgttcaacgctattggacgttaaacaattatcgcaaccttttccgaagtcgtataagaagtataacttcaaaaaatatgttttgttaAGGGAACTATTATGTACCCAAAATTTCTATATCTCGATTGCTTAGCACCGCTTTCGAAACCCAAAAATGAATCTCGTTATCAAAGTCGAAAACATGAATTAATTTCAACTTGAGACTCAAACTCTACGTGAGActcaaacttaaaatttttttaacaaaactatCAGATTTTCATTTTCTCGTAttcaaaaaacatatacaaCAATTAAAGCTCTTTGGGCGAGTTTTCTTCGAGCGAAAGTTGCTAATTGAACATTGAAATGTGTAAAAATCAAAGTCCCTTCCAATTACTTATCTGTCCTTTGTTCTTTTTCTATTGTTATAAAACCATATTCTTCATTCTACATtcttaatttaacaaataataaaactatagtTTATACTTTACAAACATCTATATTTAccaagcaaatatatatataatatatatatatacatacatccaatTGCAAGCAGATAAAATCAAGTGTGCACTTTGTTGATATGCCGACAGTGCGAACGAAGATTTTATCGTTCGTTCGGCAGCAATAAACGTATGAAAACCAATGGATATTTAAGAATTCACACAAATTCATAAACAAATAGCAATCGGACTTGGCCAAGTCAAGTTCATTATATTAGACTTcttagtaatattttaaataaaaaatgtttcggACTTTGCAAGTTGGTTCGCGTATCTTGACGCGTTATTATTCACGTATGATATgaccttaaaatatatttgcgttTAGTTCGGCAAATTTCGCAACGGCATTAAAAGGGGTAGATGCATCCGATCCCAAATATACAATGGATCAAGGTTAAAAACCAATACTTCAACTATTTATACTTACATTATTCCTATATGTATAACAATTACAGTGAGGAGCGAGATTATACAGCATTTGGGTTTAGAAAGAGGCTACCATCCAATACCAAAGAGTCGGGAACATTTACTAAAGTATACTCCAAAAGCAGAGGATTTGCCACCGTGTTCAATGCGGGATTCATTCTCAACAGCAGTACTACCACTAAGCACTGATTTGCAACTGCAGGATAATTATGTCTCTCATTTGGGTAACGTACGCATGAGCCGTTTAATGGAAGATATAGACGCTTTTGCAGGTACAAAGTTCATATAATAGTATTTAACCGTAACTTTACAAGTGTGCATTTTTTCACTGAATTTAAGAATTACTCTGCAACTAAAAAGCAAtgtgtttaaattattataattatactctcgaaacaaagttgctaaagggtattatagttttgttcacataacggttgtttgtgtcacccagaaataaaagagttagatatggggctatatatatataaatgattagggtaacgagtagatttgaaatccgtccgtccgtctgcgctTGCAAATAACTTGAgattatcttgatgaaacttggtacacatattccttagcacccaGAGGAGGTGGTTaagtgaaatcggaccattgccactcccacaaaatgacgaaaaccgaaaacatatagaGTGCCACACTAACTAAGCTACAAATAAAgtgataaaagtaaaatttggtacaaaggatcgcacttggACGTAATTTAAGTCCTTTagatattttgagaaaattcaaagggaatatttttttctaataatattcatccgtgccaaaaatgagtgcaaaataacttcccctagctcccatatatctaattcaAACTTCCACTGGACTTTTtaccatatatatcggttaatatttgagatgtatcagcaaaatttagtgtgCATATAACCTTGGATAGAATGTAGctaggtggcaaaaatagttggaaTCGGTCCATGAATTATCAATCCctcttatactatatatactggTTTTTGTTtcctaatggactttatgccgaatttgtgggtcaaattgtgtgttatattaataaaattaaataaataaattgcaagagtatataatgttcggttacacccgaacttagcactttctAACTTGTTTTCAGTTTGGGTCTGCCATCTGCACGTTAAAGTGCCCACCTTACCGGAGGATGTAAGTCTACCTTACACTTTCGCTACCATACTGGTCGACAAGATTACAATATGCAACTTGACGACAGATGTCAAGGAAGACATACATATTTCCGGCCATGTATCTTGGGTAGGACGAAGTTCAATGGAAGTTGTTGTTTGGTTGGAACAAAAGTACCAAGGCGTATATAAAATGATAACACGGGCCCTCTTTCTCATGGCTGCACGCAATGCTACTAATACAGGAGCAGCGCCAGTCAATCCCATTGTTCCAGCTACGGAGGAGGAAAAACAAATACTTTCTGGTGGGAAGGCGCGTAAAAAACGCCGTCAATTGTTACAAGCACAATCCATCTTTAAAGTGGAACCGAATGACTTCGAACAAAGTTTAATGTATGATATCTATAAGCGAACAACCCACACTAACACCATGGAGTTGAACAAACGTTGGTTGCCATCTAATGCGCGATGGATGTCTGAATGGAGTACAGTTACAACAATACCGTCGTTCCCAGACAACCGTAATGCGCATAATACGGTGTTTGGTGGTTTTCTAATGCGTTTAgcttgttcacataactgttgtttgtaacacctaaaactacaggagttagatatagggtaatatccgtccgtccgtttctGCAAGcgatcttaatgaaacttggtacacatattccttggcaccatgaggcGGTTGAAAATGGGAGAATTGGACCACCGCCACACCCTTTTCGACAGTCGTTTCATTACGtgccccatcacacaccataaaatagttgaaatcagataata
This genomic interval carries:
- the LOC105221525 gene encoding glycine receptor subunit alpha-4, which gives rise to MEYQIFLLVIFSICLEKFTTGEYQQSLAITDILPEDIKRYDKMRPPKKDGQPTIVYFHVTVMGLDSIDENSMTYVADVFFAQTWKDHRLRLPENMTQEYRLLEVDWLKNMWRPDSFFKNAKSVTFQTMTIPNHYMWLYKDKTILYMVKLTLKLSCIMNFAIYPHDTQECKLQMESLSHTTDDMIFQWDPTTPLVVDENIELPQVALIRNETADCTQVYSTGNFTCLEVVFTLKRRLVYYVFNTYIPTCMIVIMSWVSFWIKPEAAPARVTLGVTSLLTLSTQHAKSQSSLPPVSYLKAVDAFMSVCTVFVFMALMEYCLINIVLSDTPIPKPMAYPPKPVPEGAKKEPEKPPATAPTPAPAITPAKVVPDEKIEKIEKIFDEMTKNKRVVHTRRVVRPPLDADGPWIPRQESRIILTPTIAPAPPPPPPEPEPPKPKLTPQQERLKRAIYIDRTSRVLFPALFAGLNSIYWIIFYEYL
- the LOC114803532 gene encoding acyl-coenzyme A thioesterase 9, mitochondrial-like — encoded protein: MDQVRSEIIQHLGLERGYHPIPKSREHLLKYTPKAEDLPPCSMRDSFSTAVLPLSTDLQLQDNYVSHLGNVRMSRLMEDIDAFAVWVCHLHVKVPTLPEDVSLPYTFATILVDKITICNLTTDVKEDIHISGHVSWVGRSSMEVVVWLEQKYQGVYKMITRALFLMAARNATNTGAAPVNPIVPATEEEKQILSGGKARKKRRQLLQAQSIFKVEPNDFEQSLMYDIYKRTTHTNTMELNKRWLPSNARWMSEWSTVTTIPSFPDNRNAHNTVFGGFLMRLACSHNCCL